One region of gamma proteobacterium HIMB55 genomic DNA includes:
- a CDS encoding 2-hydroxychromene-2-carboxylate isomerase (PFAM: DSBA-like thioredoxin domain) yields the protein MSQQFKEQGGAATMDPTPLQRWLTSRLAMLMNSEGRFEKRRKKADRVRQKEGRRHVVDYFHQTEDGYSYLAAQVLSQFAERYDVELRCHLVRGPEGKNAPDAALLLKLSRYDASLIASEYGLDFPVNAEDPKSENIHLARSISASVKSEDMAEVLPRIGEALWRNDSKALESLAESYGHATDADIEALLDAGTELRAQLKHYSGAMFYYEGEWYWGIDRLHYLEERLVSLGASRAPNEPFVAPCPAVSVEGVSDASELTLEFFPSLRSPYTSIVFDETVALAERIGINFVMRPVLPMVMRGVPATREKGMYIFSDTAREARRRGVPYGNFHDPIGNPVRRCYSIYPWAVSQGRGTALLSSFLKHAFSMGVNTNNNRGLKRVVEAAGLDWREAQTHLGESEWETMLEDNRLSMYEGGLWGVPSYRLIDAQGNVQLEIWGQDRLWLVAREIRRLSTQN from the coding sequence ATGTCGCAACAATTCAAAGAGCAGGGTGGCGCGGCCACCATGGATCCAACGCCCTTGCAAAGGTGGCTAACCTCTCGACTTGCAATGCTCATGAACAGCGAAGGGCGTTTTGAGAAGCGCCGCAAGAAGGCCGATCGTGTTCGGCAAAAAGAGGGTCGCCGCCACGTCGTTGATTACTTCCATCAAACTGAAGATGGCTACAGCTATCTAGCCGCCCAAGTGTTATCGCAATTTGCTGAACGCTACGATGTCGAGCTCAGGTGCCATCTCGTTCGAGGTCCCGAAGGCAAAAACGCGCCTGATGCCGCGTTACTTTTGAAATTGTCTCGGTATGACGCATCCCTAATTGCGTCTGAATATGGGTTAGATTTTCCTGTGAACGCCGAAGACCCGAAGAGTGAAAATATTCACTTAGCGCGTTCCATTTCAGCCTCTGTCAAATCTGAAGATATGGCTGAGGTCTTGCCGAGAATAGGGGAAGCGCTTTGGCGCAATGACTCCAAGGCGCTTGAGTCGTTAGCTGAGTCGTATGGTCATGCGACTGACGCCGATATTGAGGCACTACTTGATGCGGGTACCGAATTACGAGCACAACTCAAGCACTATTCGGGCGCCATGTTCTACTACGAGGGTGAGTGGTACTGGGGTATCGATCGACTCCATTACCTCGAGGAGCGCCTGGTGAGCCTTGGCGCTTCCAGAGCACCCAATGAGCCTTTCGTTGCGCCTTGCCCAGCGGTCTCCGTCGAGGGTGTATCGGATGCTTCAGAGCTGACACTTGAGTTCTTCCCGTCTCTGCGAAGCCCATACACATCGATCGTGTTTGACGAGACCGTGGCGCTAGCAGAGCGGATTGGTATCAACTTTGTGATGCGTCCAGTGCTCCCCATGGTGATGCGGGGTGTCCCGGCGACCCGTGAAAAGGGTATGTATATTTTTTCGGATACCGCCCGTGAAGCGCGGCGGCGCGGCGTGCCCTACGGAAACTTCCATGACCCGATTGGCAACCCAGTTCGGAGGTGCTACTCGATTTACCCTTGGGCTGTTTCACAGGGGCGCGGCACTGCGCTGCTCTCAAGTTTCCTCAAGCATGCGTTTTCAATGGGTGTGAACACCAATAACAATCGCGGGCTCAAGCGAGTGGTTGAGGCCGCGGGTCTTGATTGGCGCGAGGCTCAAACTCATCTCGGAGAGAGCGAGTGGGAGACAATGCTCGAGGATAATCGTCTGTCTATGTACGAGGGCGGGCTCTGGGGTGTCCCCAGCTATCGCTTGATCGACGCGCAGGGTAACGTCCAGCTGGAAATATGGGGACAAGACCGCTTGTGGCTGGTGGCGAGGGAGATTCGGCGCTTAAGCACGCAGAACTGA
- a CDS encoding transcriptional regulator, tetR family (PFAM: Bacterial regulatory proteins, tetR family), which translates to MTAVTQISDGRRQRTERSRKAMIDAALALIQEGNFAPTAREIAERAGVGIRSFFRQFEDMDSLFLAVDAQISASVVDSFLNRGERDGTLGERLASLVTTYTDAFETHRNLLVATKSLRWSSQVLKDNYARYQKQSLNNKETWIPEFKSLSDEERQLADAYLSFEMWHRIREIQGMSVPDARAVILTAFRKLI; encoded by the coding sequence ATGACAGCAGTAACCCAAATATCCGATGGTCGTCGCCAGCGCACTGAGCGCAGTCGCAAAGCGATGATTGACGCTGCTTTGGCATTGATCCAAGAGGGTAATTTCGCGCCCACAGCGCGGGAAATTGCGGAGCGAGCTGGCGTGGGAATTCGGTCGTTCTTCCGGCAATTTGAGGATATGGACAGTTTGTTCCTGGCGGTCGATGCGCAAATTTCAGCGTCGGTCGTTGATAGTTTTCTCAACCGGGGTGAGCGAGACGGGACACTTGGAGAGCGGCTGGCGTCATTGGTTACGACTTATACGGATGCGTTTGAGACTCACAGAAATCTCCTGGTCGCGACGAAGTCACTTAGGTGGAGCTCCCAAGTACTCAAAGACAATTACGCGCGCTATCAAAAACAGTCCCTCAACAACAAAGAAACGTGGATTCCTGAATTTAAATCGCTTTCAGACGAGGAGCGGCAATTAGCAGACGCTTATTTGTCCTTTGAAATGTGGCATCGCATTCGTGAGATCCAAGGAATGTCTGTGCCAGACGCGCGCGCGGTTATCCTGACCGCATTTCGGAAATTGATCTAA
- a CDS encoding sterol desaturase (PFAM: Fatty acid hydroxylase superfamily): MRNQTLPHEETSASVIERWMGAPLNLIEELGHFLLVTPLNAALRQLDRLSYKLEGTLLREVISHTLFPVTLIVSMWLGFKATEQGASITSIGTLALIPVVYGLFAAPLERLMPFSRNWLEGGNDMTVDVMMFISNAFWNGFAKYLIQVLFLVSLVEMLEPYGHSLWPNELPGAVQVMLFILIKDFFRYWLHRALHENAFLWRFHATHHSVKRLYWLNGIRSHPVEVIVQAILFAAPFALLQPSAEIVMVAIFMQLSIGIFQHSNIDLKLGFWEYIFSIGDNHRYHHYPNKAIGDCNYGGEFIVWDILFGTFHKVKGERPSDDIGIGGSPDYPMTMMGQLIAPFLKNQRFDSATQKANQATDH; the protein is encoded by the coding sequence ATGCGAAATCAAACTTTACCCCATGAAGAAACATCAGCCTCTGTCATCGAGCGATGGATGGGTGCGCCGTTAAACCTCATTGAGGAACTTGGCCACTTTTTATTGGTCACGCCGCTAAACGCAGCGTTGCGGCAACTGGACCGCCTGTCATACAAACTCGAGGGCACGCTCCTGAGAGAGGTCATCTCACACACCCTCTTTCCAGTGACACTCATTGTTTCTATGTGGTTGGGTTTCAAAGCCACTGAACAAGGCGCTTCTATCACCTCTATCGGCACGCTCGCACTGATACCGGTTGTCTACGGCCTCTTTGCAGCTCCGCTCGAACGACTTATGCCGTTTAGCCGAAACTGGCTCGAGGGCGGAAACGACATGACGGTAGACGTGATGATGTTCATATCAAATGCGTTCTGGAATGGCTTCGCGAAATACCTAATTCAGGTGCTATTTCTGGTTTCGCTTGTTGAGATGCTTGAGCCCTATGGACATTCGCTGTGGCCCAACGAACTCCCGGGCGCGGTTCAAGTCATGCTGTTTATTTTGATCAAGGACTTTTTCAGATATTGGTTGCACCGTGCCCTCCACGAGAACGCGTTTCTCTGGCGCTTTCACGCAACACACCACTCGGTGAAACGTCTTTATTGGCTGAACGGGATCCGCAGTCATCCGGTAGAAGTCATAGTTCAGGCTATTTTATTCGCCGCGCCCTTCGCGCTGCTCCAGCCATCCGCTGAAATCGTCATGGTGGCTATATTCATGCAACTCAGTATCGGTATTTTCCAGCACTCAAATATCGACCTTAAACTGGGTTTCTGGGAGTACATATTTTCCATTGGCGATAACCACCGCTATCACCACTACCCCAACAAGGCGATTGGCGACTGCAATTACGGTGGTGAATTCATTGTCTGGGATATTTTGTTTGGTACCTTCCACAAGGTGAAAGGTGAGCGACCCAGCGACGATATCGGAATTGGTGGGTCTCCTGATTACCCCATGACCATGATGGGACAACTCATCGCGCCGTTCTTAAAAAATCAGCGCTTTGATTCGGCAACGCAAAAAGCGAATCAAGCTACGGACCACTAG
- a CDS encoding formate dehydrogenase family accessory protein FdhD (PFAM: FdhD/NarQ family~TIGRFAM: formate dehydrogenase family accessory protein FdhD) has protein sequence MADHGLSDSAVLVTRTLSSDTGSVETDDLVVCEVPVALSFNGISYAVMMATPADLEDFIRGFAIGEGIVRASSAIYDIEITQAASGIDVNALVSNETAFKLKDRRRSMAGPSGCGLCGIESIDQLSRDIKPVSSAESNFQVPSEVALNRALAGLRPLQDVSRQTGGAHAAAWCSLDGDILALREDVGRHNALDKILGWRALNPNEGFVLVSSRASFEMVSKAATAGVSVLVAVSAPTSAAIDMAKQAGLCLIAFATESRSARYS, from the coding sequence TTGGCTGATCACGGCCTTTCGGATTCTGCTGTCTTAGTTACTCGGACGTTATCAAGCGATACAGGTTCGGTTGAGACAGATGATCTCGTCGTTTGTGAGGTTCCTGTGGCGCTCTCATTTAACGGCATCTCTTACGCGGTCATGATGGCGACACCCGCTGACCTTGAGGATTTCATACGGGGTTTTGCCATTGGCGAGGGTATTGTCAGGGCTTCTTCTGCGATCTATGACATTGAGATAACCCAAGCCGCTAGCGGTATCGACGTAAATGCCTTGGTATCAAACGAGACCGCCTTTAAATTAAAAGATCGTCGGCGCTCAATGGCAGGTCCAAGTGGTTGTGGACTCTGCGGCATCGAGTCTATTGATCAATTAAGTCGCGACATCAAGCCAGTGTCTTCTGCCGAGTCTAACTTTCAGGTGCCATCAGAGGTGGCCTTGAACCGAGCGCTTGCTGGACTTCGTCCTTTGCAAGATGTATCGAGGCAGACAGGAGGGGCGCATGCAGCAGCGTGGTGCTCGCTTGATGGCGATATTCTTGCTTTGAGAGAAGACGTTGGGCGCCACAATGCTCTGGATAAGATTCTCGGTTGGCGCGCGTTGAATCCCAACGAAGGCTTCGTCCTTGTCAGCAGCCGCGCTAGTTTTGAAATGGTGAGTAAAGCAGCTACGGCAGGCGTTTCGGTCTTGGTGGCCGTATCGGCACCGACATCAGCGGCAATCGACATGGCAAAACAAGCGGGTCTTTGCCTAATCGCATTTGCCACAGAAAGCCGGTCTGCGCGCTACTCCTGA
- a CDS encoding formate dehydrogenase, alpha subunit, archaeal-type (PFAM: Molybdopterin oxidoreductase; Molydopterin dinucleotide binding domain; NADH-ubiquinone oxidoreductase-G iron-sulfur binding region; Molybdopterin oxidoreductase Fe4S4 domain~TIGRFAM: formate dehydrogenase, alpha subunit, archaeal-type): MNSMVEFYQPQADFGTPESKSDATVTLTIDGREVTVAEGTSVMRAAFEAGIKVPKLCATDSLESFGSCRVCLVEIEGRRGYPSSCTTPVEAGMSVTTQSDQLAKIRRGVMELYISDHPLDCLTCPTNGDCELQSTAGEVGLRDVRYGFAGENHTQLEKDESSPYFTFDSSKCIVCSRCVRACEEQQGTFALTISGRGFDSRVSVGTDTDFLGSDCVSCGACVAACPTATLTENSIIESGIPEHSVTTTCAYCGVGCGFKAEMRGQEVIRMTPWKDGKANEGHACVKGRFAFGYATHKDRMTEPMVRDSIDEPWKKVSWDEALSFAASRLRGIQEKYGQKSIGAISSSRCTNEEVWLVQKMVRTGFGNNNVDTCARVCHSPTGYGLKQTLGESAGTQDFASVADADVIVVMGANPTEAHPVFGSRLKRRLREGARLIVIDPRRIELVGAPHIKSDFHLPVRPGANVALLNAIAHTIVDEGLVDQEFVDARCEKVAFTNWLTFIQQPENSPEAMEAHTGVHADDVRAAARLYATGGNSAIYYGLGVTEHSQGSTTVMGIANLAMLTGNIGRRGVGVNPLRGQNNVQGSCDMGSFPHELPGYRPVSNNEVRGTFESAWGVTLDPEPGHRIPNMFEEALSGGFKGLYCQGEDIAQSDPNTQHVEAALSSMECLIVQDIFLNETAKFAHVFLPGSSFLEKDGTFTNAERRISRVRKAMEPLGGKADWQATLGLAQALGCDWDYESPEQIMQEIAALTPTFSGVTYEKIERLGSVQWPCTDEDHSGTPTMHEETFTRGLGQFIVTEYVPTDERCTRRFPLIMTTGRILSQYNVGAQTRRTENSAWHDEDVLEIHPEDAQERGICEGDWVGISSRIGDTVLRAKLSQRVRPGVVYTTFHHPVSGANVITTDNSDWATNCPEYKVTAVQVTRVSQPSEWQERQKSFDRKQKQFVKEAVVG, translated from the coding sequence ATGAATAGCATGGTTGAGTTCTATCAGCCCCAAGCGGATTTCGGTACACCCGAGTCGAAATCTGATGCCACGGTCACCCTGACGATTGATGGACGGGAGGTGACAGTAGCAGAGGGCACCTCGGTGATGCGAGCTGCCTTCGAAGCCGGAATCAAAGTGCCGAAACTGTGCGCGACAGACAGCCTCGAGTCTTTTGGCTCGTGCCGAGTTTGTCTGGTTGAGATTGAAGGTCGACGCGGTTACCCCTCGTCATGCACCACGCCTGTTGAGGCGGGAATGTCGGTGACAACGCAAAGCGATCAGCTTGCAAAGATCCGTCGTGGCGTGATGGAGCTGTACATCAGTGATCACCCACTCGATTGCCTGACCTGCCCGACAAATGGAGACTGTGAGTTGCAATCAACCGCAGGTGAAGTTGGTTTGCGCGACGTGCGCTACGGATTTGCCGGCGAAAATCACACCCAGCTCGAGAAGGACGAGAGTAGTCCGTATTTCACCTTCGACTCATCGAAGTGTATTGTCTGCTCGCGCTGCGTACGTGCCTGTGAGGAGCAGCAGGGCACCTTTGCGCTAACCATTTCGGGCCGCGGTTTTGATTCACGCGTGAGTGTGGGCACTGACACCGATTTTCTCGGTTCCGACTGCGTCTCATGCGGCGCCTGTGTCGCAGCCTGCCCAACGGCAACCCTCACCGAGAACAGTATTATCGAGAGTGGTATTCCAGAACACTCGGTGACTACGACCTGTGCCTATTGCGGTGTTGGCTGCGGCTTCAAGGCAGAGATGCGTGGACAAGAAGTCATTCGCATGACCCCATGGAAGGACGGTAAAGCGAACGAGGGGCATGCCTGCGTCAAAGGTCGCTTCGCTTTCGGTTATGCAACGCACAAAGACCGTATGACCGAGCCAATGGTCCGAGATTCGATTGATGAACCTTGGAAGAAGGTGAGTTGGGATGAGGCGCTGTCTTTTGCGGCCTCACGACTTCGCGGTATCCAAGAAAAGTACGGTCAGAAAAGCATCGGTGCTATTTCTTCATCGCGCTGCACCAATGAAGAGGTCTGGCTCGTCCAAAAGATGGTGCGAACGGGCTTTGGCAATAACAACGTTGATACCTGCGCGCGCGTCTGTCATTCCCCAACCGGATACGGTTTGAAGCAAACGCTTGGCGAGTCTGCTGGAACTCAGGATTTTGCGTCGGTAGCTGACGCGGACGTGATTGTTGTGATGGGGGCTAACCCCACCGAAGCGCACCCGGTATTCGGCTCGCGCTTGAAGCGCCGCTTGCGAGAAGGTGCTCGCCTGATCGTGATTGATCCTCGTCGTATTGAATTAGTGGGTGCACCGCATATCAAGAGTGATTTCCACCTGCCAGTGAGACCGGGTGCCAACGTAGCGCTGCTGAATGCGATCGCGCATACCATTGTCGACGAAGGTCTAGTCGATCAGGAGTTTGTCGATGCTCGCTGTGAAAAGGTGGCATTCACTAACTGGTTGACCTTTATCCAGCAGCCAGAGAACTCACCAGAGGCAATGGAAGCGCATACGGGCGTACACGCAGATGATGTACGTGCGGCAGCGCGACTCTACGCGACAGGTGGTAACTCGGCGATCTACTACGGTTTGGGTGTCACTGAGCACAGTCAGGGCTCAACAACGGTCATGGGCATAGCGAACCTCGCTATGCTAACCGGCAACATTGGCCGCCGCGGTGTCGGTGTAAACCCACTTCGTGGGCAGAACAATGTGCAGGGCTCGTGCGACATGGGCTCGTTCCCACATGAGCTACCGGGTTACAGGCCCGTCAGTAACAATGAGGTTCGGGGCACATTTGAATCAGCTTGGGGCGTCACACTCGATCCAGAGCCGGGTCACCGCATACCCAATATGTTCGAAGAAGCGCTCTCTGGTGGTTTCAAAGGCTTGTACTGCCAAGGTGAGGATATCGCACAGTCAGATCCCAACACTCAGCACGTCGAAGCCGCACTGTCGTCGATGGAATGTTTGATTGTTCAAGATATTTTCCTGAATGAGACGGCAAAGTTCGCACACGTATTCCTTCCCGGATCATCGTTCCTCGAGAAGGATGGGACGTTCACGAATGCTGAGCGACGGATCTCTCGAGTTCGCAAGGCAATGGAGCCGCTCGGTGGTAAAGCTGACTGGCAGGCAACACTGGGTCTCGCGCAGGCGCTGGGCTGCGATTGGGACTATGAGAGCCCAGAGCAAATCATGCAGGAGATTGCTGCACTCACGCCGACCTTCAGTGGTGTGACTTACGAGAAAATTGAGCGGCTGGGCAGCGTTCAGTGGCCTTGTACCGATGAGGACCATTCAGGGACGCCGACCATGCACGAGGAGACCTTCACGCGTGGTCTCGGTCAGTTCATCGTGACCGAGTATGTGCCAACGGACGAGCGCTGCACGCGGCGATTCCCGCTCATTATGACGACCGGGCGTATACTGAGTCAGTACAACGTGGGCGCACAAACGCGTCGTACGGAGAATTCAGCCTGGCATGACGAGGATGTCTTGGAGATCCATCCAGAGGATGCGCAGGAGCGGGGTATTTGCGAGGGAGACTGGGTGGGTATCTCTAGTCGAATTGGTGATACGGTGCTGCGAGCCAAGTTATCGCAGCGCGTGCGCCCTGGTGTGGTTTACACGACTTTCCACCACCCGGTTTCAGGTGCCAACGTCATTACTACCGACAACTCTGATTGGGCGACAAATTGTCCGGAATACAAAGTTACGGCCGTACAGGTAACACGCGTATCTCAGCCATCAGAGTGGCAGGAGCGTCAGAAATCCTTCGACCGCAAACAAAAGCAATTTGTTAAGGAAGCAGTCGTTGGCTGA
- a CDS encoding NADH:ubiquinone oxidoreductase, NADH-binding (51 kD) subunit (PFAM: NADH-ubiquinone oxidoreductase-F iron-sulfur binding region; Respiratory-chain NADH dehydrogenase 51 Kd subunit; SLBB domain), whose translation MTISIFIPQDTTAVAVGADRVAAAFNSAAEAMGVELEVIRNGSRGAFGLEPLVEVEMDAERIAFGAVKVSDVPSIIESLETGAHSHERYLGPTTEIPWFRGQTRITFKRCGLGVPTSLENYQALGGYQGLERALALSPQAIVDEVKSSGLRGRGGAAFPTGIKWQTVLDTHSAQKYIVCNADEGDSGTFADRLIMEADPFQLIEGMTIAGLGVGATHGYIYLRSEYPKAQQALEAAIDIAEQAGYLGKNICGSDAAFKLEVRMGAGSYICGEETALLNSLEGKRGVVRAKPPLPAIEGLFGQPTVVNNVLTLASITSILADGGEEYARHGVDRSTGTLPIQLAGNVKCGGLIEVPFGVSLREIIDAWGEGTRSGRPVKAVQVGGPLGAYLSADQLDVALTYEALSAIGGMLGHGGIVVFDDTVDMAKQAHFAMDFCAKESCGKCTPCRIGAVRGREVLDRVCADTATSDDLILLHDLCETMEQASLCAMGGLTPLPVKSAMNQFPEDFNVTDNHYEVAV comes from the coding sequence ATGACGATTTCTATCTTTATCCCGCAAGACACAACGGCTGTTGCCGTAGGTGCAGACCGCGTTGCCGCAGCCTTTAACAGCGCCGCAGAGGCCATGGGGGTTGAGCTTGAGGTTATCCGCAATGGCTCCCGTGGTGCCTTTGGTCTTGAGCCATTGGTTGAGGTCGAAATGGATGCGGAGCGCATCGCATTTGGGGCGGTCAAAGTTTCCGATGTGCCAAGTATTATTGAGAGCCTTGAGACGGGTGCTCACAGTCATGAGCGGTATCTTGGTCCAACCACAGAGATCCCGTGGTTCAGAGGACAAACACGTATCACGTTCAAGCGTTGCGGTCTCGGTGTACCAACAAGCCTTGAAAATTATCAGGCGCTTGGAGGCTATCAAGGTCTAGAGCGTGCGCTTGCGTTATCTCCTCAAGCAATTGTCGATGAAGTAAAGTCATCAGGCTTGCGCGGACGCGGTGGGGCTGCATTCCCAACGGGCATCAAATGGCAGACAGTTCTCGATACACATTCCGCACAGAAATACATTGTCTGTAACGCAGACGAGGGTGACTCCGGTACCTTTGCCGACCGATTGATCATGGAGGCGGATCCTTTTCAGCTAATCGAGGGAATGACCATTGCCGGTCTCGGTGTCGGTGCGACTCATGGATACATCTATCTTAGATCCGAATACCCCAAAGCTCAGCAAGCCTTGGAAGCAGCGATTGATATCGCGGAACAAGCGGGTTACCTCGGTAAGAATATCTGCGGCTCGGATGCTGCATTTAAGCTAGAGGTGCGCATGGGTGCTGGCTCCTATATATGCGGTGAAGAGACGGCGCTTCTAAATAGTCTCGAGGGAAAGCGGGGTGTCGTGAGAGCGAAACCGCCGCTTCCTGCGATTGAAGGTCTCTTTGGACAGCCGACGGTTGTCAATAATGTGCTCACACTTGCCTCCATCACATCGATTCTGGCTGATGGCGGCGAGGAGTACGCACGTCACGGTGTCGATCGCTCTACTGGAACCTTACCCATCCAGTTAGCAGGTAATGTGAAATGCGGTGGTTTGATCGAAGTGCCTTTTGGCGTTTCTCTGCGCGAGATCATTGACGCATGGGGCGAAGGAACGCGGTCTGGACGGCCTGTAAAAGCTGTACAGGTTGGGGGACCACTAGGTGCCTACCTCTCCGCCGATCAACTCGATGTGGCCCTCACGTACGAAGCACTCTCGGCCATCGGGGGCATGCTGGGACACGGTGGCATTGTGGTCTTTGATGACACGGTTGATATGGCTAAGCAGGCGCACTTTGCAATGGATTTTTGTGCAAAAGAATCCTGCGGTAAGTGCACGCCGTGTCGGATTGGCGCCGTTCGTGGTCGAGAAGTACTCGATCGCGTTTGCGCTGATACTGCGACAAGCGACGATTTGATTTTACTTCACGATCTCTGCGAGACCATGGAGCAAGCATCACTCTGCGCCATGGGTGGGTTAACGCCATTACCCGTCAAGAGCGCGATGAATCAGTTTCCAGAAGATTTTAACGTCACAGACAATCACTACGAGGTGGCAGTATGA
- a CDS encoding NADH:ubiquinone oxidoreductase 24 kD subunit (PFAM: Respiratory-chain NADH dehydrogenase 24 Kd subunit), which translates to MNEVVHDIATKHAAEAGGLLPCLHEVQDRLGFIPADSHAQLAEVFSLSAAEVHGVISFYHDFRDQPAASRAVQICCAEACQAVGSRELESQAPQALGVEFGETHSSGAFRLERVYCLGNCACGPSIRVGDVVHGRVEAADLQGLVADGGEV; encoded by the coding sequence ATGAATGAAGTTGTTCACGATATAGCGACCAAGCACGCGGCCGAGGCGGGTGGTTTATTGCCTTGTTTGCACGAGGTGCAAGACCGCCTTGGGTTCATCCCTGCTGATTCCCATGCTCAGTTAGCCGAGGTTTTCTCGCTCTCAGCGGCTGAGGTTCATGGCGTGATCAGTTTTTACCATGATTTTCGTGATCAACCGGCCGCCAGCCGCGCTGTGCAAATCTGCTGTGCCGAGGCCTGCCAGGCGGTGGGTTCGCGAGAACTAGAATCCCAGGCCCCTCAAGCGCTCGGCGTTGAGTTCGGTGAAACTCACTCTTCGGGCGCTTTCAGATTGGAGCGCGTTTACTGCTTAGGCAACTGTGCATGCGGGCCATCGATCCGTGTAGGTGATGTTGTTCATGGGCGTGTGGAAGCAGCTGACTTGCAGGGTCTCGTTGCAGACGGGGGTGAGGTATGA
- a CDS encoding hypothetical protein (PFAM: Uncharacterised ACR, COG2135), translated as MCGRYTLTASNKPDLAALKFEVPDRYNIAPQSDVLVETRLDGYTMMPWSLSPPWATTPMHLFNARLETLDEKPSFKGSLRCVFLADGWYEWQRSAKNKQPWYHHREGELMRFAGVYHPSSGCAIVTTAAQPDIEHIHHRQPVLLTAQTAAGWLASAPAEDCLTDYPVAFHQVSTRVNSARLDSPELSLPTQESASTDPQGTLF; from the coding sequence ATGTGCGGGCGTTACACACTCACCGCTTCGAATAAACCGGATTTGGCGGCGCTGAAATTCGAGGTTCCAGACAGGTACAACATTGCGCCGCAGTCTGATGTCTTAGTGGAGACGCGACTTGATGGCTACACCATGATGCCGTGGTCACTATCTCCGCCGTGGGCCACGACGCCGATGCATTTGTTCAATGCGCGACTGGAAACTTTGGACGAAAAGCCGTCTTTCAAGGGCAGCCTGCGGTGCGTATTCCTAGCGGATGGCTGGTATGAATGGCAGCGCTCGGCAAAAAATAAGCAACCCTGGTATCACCACAGAGAGGGAGAGCTGATGCGCTTCGCTGGCGTTTATCACCCGTCGAGCGGTTGCGCGATTGTAACGACAGCAGCTCAGCCTGATATCGAGCATATTCATCATCGGCAGCCCGTTTTATTAACGGCGCAAACCGCCGCAGGGTGGTTGGCGAGTGCACCGGCTGAAGATTGTCTTACTGATTATCCGGTCGCTTTTCACCAAGTTTCCACTCGGGTTAACAGCGCGAGACTTGACTCTCCTGAGCTATCTTTACCGACTCAAGAGAGTGCTTCTACTGATCCTCAAGGGACGCTTTTCTAA
- a CDS encoding dienelactone hydrolase-like enzyme (PFAM: Dienelactone hydrolase family), producing MCDENTVQDAAQAGNSDAITRREFNTLAAGAAVAFSLPPVANAKSVSSSDVTIATPDGSCDAFFVHPIEGKHPAVLVWPDILALRASFRAMTTRLAESGYAVLCINPYYRDAVAPVVETGESFQDASTQKKVLPMYRNLSPETHRADARAFVDWLDAQSAVDASRPIGTMGYCMGGPMVMRAAAERSDRIGAGCAYHPVSLATEDDDSPHRLISKMNGQFLIALAENDDERNPDDKSVLRETFAKEGLTAEVTVFEGALHGWCVLDSRVYDEASAEVAWAKTLSVFESAL from the coding sequence ATGTGTGATGAGAATACGGTTCAAGATGCAGCGCAAGCTGGTAATTCGGATGCTATTACTCGGCGCGAATTTAACACCTTGGCGGCGGGTGCTGCGGTGGCGTTTTCACTGCCACCCGTGGCAAATGCGAAGTCGGTATCTAGCTCTGACGTCACCATTGCAACCCCAGACGGCAGCTGCGACGCATTCTTTGTTCATCCAATTGAAGGTAAGCACCCAGCTGTTTTGGTCTGGCCTGACATTCTGGCGTTGAGAGCCTCTTTCAGGGCAATGACGACGCGACTGGCAGAGAGCGGGTACGCCGTACTTTGCATTAACCCTTATTACCGCGATGCGGTGGCGCCTGTGGTTGAGACCGGTGAGAGTTTCCAAGATGCATCGACTCAGAAAAAAGTACTGCCGATGTACCGAAATTTATCGCCTGAGACTCACAGAGCTGACGCACGGGCCTTTGTCGATTGGCTTGATGCGCAAAGTGCCGTGGATGCTTCAAGACCGATAGGGACTATGGGCTATTGCATGGGCGGTCCCATGGTGATGCGTGCGGCTGCAGAGCGCTCGGATCGAATTGGCGCAGGCTGTGCCTACCACCCGGTGTCATTGGCAACGGAAGACGATGACAGTCCACATCGCCTGATTTCCAAAATGAACGGTCAATTCCTGATTGCTCTCGCCGAGAACGATGACGAGCGCAACCCTGATGACAAGTCCGTACTGCGCGAGACCTTTGCTAAAGAGGGACTCACAGCGGAGGTGACGGTCTTCGAGGGGGCGCTACACGGATGGTGCGTGTTGGACTCTCGGGTGTATGACGAGGCCTCGGCGGAAGTCGCTTGGGCAAAGACGCTCTCGGTGTTTGAGTCGGCCTTGTGA